A window of Pyxidicoccus xibeiensis genomic DNA:
GGCCCTGGGGCATCCGCCTCCTCATCTACGCGGGGCTGCTCCTGCTGGGGCCCTTCTTCCTGGCGGCCTCCTTCACGGGCACCGGCCAGGTCCGCACCTTCCTGCAGAGCCACTTCCAGCACGCGGGCGTCTTCATCACGTTCGGCACCACGCTCCTCGCCGTGGCCAGCCTCACCCTGCTGTACTTCTGGACGCCCTACTCCCACATGCGCGTGCGCTCCGCGCTGGCGGGAGGACTCGTCGCGGGCCTGGGGTGGATGGTGGCCAAGCAGGTCTACGCCGAGTTCGCCGCCCGCAGCTTCCACTACAACCCCCTCTACGCATCCCTGGGCGCCCTGCCCCTCTTCCTCGCCTGGGTGTACGTGAGCTGGCTGCTGCTCCTGTTCGGCGCGAGGCTGTCCTACGCCGTGGAGCACGCCGCCTTCCGGGACTCGCTCTTCGCCTTCGGCACGCACCCGCGCGCGGACGAGCTGGTGGCCTCCCGCATTGCCCAGGAGACCACGCTGGCCTGGGTCGACGGCACGCAGGCCCCCACGCCCCGCGAGCTTGCGACCCGGCTGCGGGTCCCCGAGTCGCTCGTCCATGAAGTCGTCGACCGCATGGTCGACGCGGACCTGTTGGAGCGCCTGCGCCGGGGAGGCCTGCGTCCCGCGAGGGACCCGGCCACCCTCACCCTGGCGGACACCACCCTCGCCGTGCACGGGGTGATGATCAGCGGTGGCGCGGAGTCCTGGGATGGCCCCCGGGCCCCCGGCTTCGAGCAGTTGGAGCCCCTCTTCCAGGCGGCCGACTGCGCGGGCATCGACCTGCTGCGTCGCACCCGCTGGCTGGACCTGGTGGTGCCACTGCGCCCCGGACTGGCCGAGGCGCCGCCCTCTGAGGCCCCCCGGGTTGCGAGTGGCGGAAATCCGTAGAGGTTCTGGGCGGTTGGGAGTCCACCCTGCTTGCATGAGGGAGGCGTTCTGTTATGTTTTCAGGATTCGACCACGGGCCAGAGTGCCCTGTTTCCAAGGGGTCACCGGGTTTGCGGGAGCGTCCGATGCTCAAGTCCGATCTGATCAACATCCTCGTCGCCAAGCGGGGCGTGACGCAGAAGCAGGCTGAGGCCACCATCGAGACGATTTTCGAGTCGATGAAGGACGCCCTCTGCCGCGGGGAGAACATCGAGATTCGCGGCCTGGGCGCCTTTCACGTGAAGAACTACCAGGGCTACCAGGGCCGCAATCCGAAGACGGGTCAGGTCATCCCGGTGAAGCCCAAGCGGGGCCTGCTCTTCCGCACGGGCAAGGAGCTGCGGGACCGGGTCAACCGTCCGCCTCCGCAGCAGGCCCAGACGGACCTGCCCCCCGTCCCCGAGACGAAGGGCCCCGGCAGCACCGGCACGGGCCTCTGAAGCGCCCGCGCAGTCTCCGACTTCAGCGCCCCATGGGCACCGGTGACAGCCGGCCGATGGGGCGAATCTGCAGCGCCCCATCCAGCTCGCCGTAGGTGAGCACCGCCACGTCCGGGAAGGCGCCCTCGCACAGCCTGCGCAGCGGCCGCCGGACGTCCGGCGCAGTGAGCAACACGGCCCGTCCCCCCGTGGCGACCTGCCGTACCCCCTCCAGGATTTCCGCCACCCGCTCCGGGTCGGGCGCGGGCCCGCGCGGCCCCGTGGCCCGCAGCACCTCCTCCACCTCCGGGTCCACGAGGTACGCATACAGCGGCCCGGTGGGGGCGAACTTGTGGCTGAGGTACCTGCGCAGCGCCTGACGGCAGCGCTCGGCGAGGGCGACGGCATCCCCTTCGGTCGTGGGAGAGACGAGCGCCTCCAGGATGGCGCGCATGTCCCGGATGCTGACGCCCTCCTGGAGCAGCTTGCGGAGCACGTCCGTCAGCAGCGGCAGCGGCACCTTCTGCAAGGCCTCCTTCACCAGGACGGGCGCCTGCGCCTCCAGCCCCTCCAGCAGCCCCTGCACGTCCTGGAGTCCCAGCAAGTCCGCCGCGCGAGCCCGCAGCACGCTTCGCAGGTGGTCCGCCAGCAGCTCTCCCGGACGCCGCACGGAGACCTGCGCCGTCTCCAGCAGGGCACGCCCCGACTCGGACACCCGGCTGATGGTCCTGCCCGTGCCGGGCTCCACCGCGGGCTCCGCCTTCACCTGGAGAAAGATGAGCTCGTCTGGAGACACCAGCGCGTAGAGCGCGCCCGGAAAAACCTGCCCCCCGCCTGCGGGCACCTCGTCCACCTGGATGCGGTACTCGCCCGGTGACAGGTACGCGGCCTGCGTCCTTACGCGGATGCCGGGGACGCGCACACCCAACTCGAAGAACAGCTCGTCCCGTACGGCGTTCAACGTCTTGTGGACGAAGGCGCCGCCGTCCGCTTCCGCCAGTGCGGTCAGTTCCGGCGCCAGGTCCAGGGTGAGCGGGGACACGCCCACGGGCGCCGCGGCACTCTCCGGAGGAGCCCCCGCCGCTCCCGCCGCCGCGCCATCCGGAGTGGCGCCCACCGTGCGTGCCCCCTCCTTCGCATCGCATCCAGGAGTCCCCTGCCGGTGCAGCGCGTACCCGAGCCCGCCCAGCCCCGCGGCCAGCGCGAGGAAGGTCAGGTGCGGCATGCCCGGCATGAGGGCCAGCCCCACACACAGCCCCGCCACCACCCAGAGCGTCCGGGCCTCACCGAAGAACTGCGAGCCAATCTCCGAGCCCAGCGAGTCCTCGTCCTTCTCAGAGGATACCCGTGTGACGACGAGGCCCGCCGCCACGGCGATGCAGAGCGAGGGAATCTGCGACACCAGCCCGTCGCCAATGGCGATGAGCGCGAACGTCGACGCGGCCTCCTTCAGGGACATGCCGCCCTGCAGCGCACCGATGAGCGTGCCCCCCAGCAGGTTCACCGCCACGATGACCAGGCCGGCGACCACGTCCCCCTTCACGAACTTCATCGCGCCATCCATGGCGCCGAACATCTGCGACTCGCGCTCCAGGTCGCGCCGCCGCCGCCGTGCCTGGGCCTGGTCGATGGCGCCCGCGCGCAGGTCGGCGTCGATGGACATCTGCTTGCCCGGCATCGCGTCCAGCGTGAAGCGGGCGGACACCTCCGCGACACGCTCGGCACCCTTGGTCACCACCAGGAGCTGCACCAGCGTGAGGATGGCGAACACCACCGCGCCGACCACGTAGTCCCCCCGAACCACGAACTCGCCGAAGGCCTGGATGACCTCGCCCGCATGCCCCTCCGCGAGTGCCAGCCGCGTGGACGACACATTCAGGGAGAGCCGGAACAGCGTGGTGAACAGCAGCAGCGTGGGAAACGCCGTCACCTTCAGCGCGTCCTTCGCCCGCAGCGCCGCCACCAGCAGCGCCACCGCCGCCGCCAGGTTGACGGCAAGGCCCGCGTCGAGCAGCCACGCAGGCAGCGGAATGATGAGAGCCCCCAGCACAGCGGCCATCGCCACCGCGAGCACCACATCCGCGGACTGGCGGGCCTTCAGCAACACCTTCGAGAGTGGATTCATGACGTCTGTCTCCGTGGATGTCCGTCCTGGCCCCGCGACTCCATCGCCGTGCGCAGGACGACCGCTGCCGCCTGGTACAGCTCCTCGGGAATGGCCTCCCCGAGGTCGTAGTGGATGAGGCTGCGAGCCAGCGGGATGTCCCGGACCACCGGAATCCCGAGCCGCCGTGCCTCCTCCCGCAGCGAGAGCGCTTCTGCCTCGCGGGCCTTCGCCACGAGGTAGGGCGCTTCACACTCCTGGACGTCGTAACGGAGCGCGACCGCGATGTGCGTGGGGTTGACGACCACGGCCGTGGCCTTCTGCACTCCACGTGCCGGCCCACCATGCGCGAGCTGACGGTGCAACGCCCGCCGCTGCCCCTTGTGGCGCGGGTCCCCCTCGCTCTCCTTGTGCTCGCGCCGCACCTCTTCACGGCTCATCATCAAGTCCTTGAGGTGGCGCCGCCGCGCGAGCGCGTAGTCCCCGAGGCCCAGCACCAGCACCACCCAGGCCAGCCGGGTGGCGAGACGGAAGAGGTGCTCCACCAGCAGGCCCGGCCCGTCCACCCCGCCGAGCCAGATGGCACGAAGCGCGTCCGGCCCGACTTCCTCCACGTCACTCCAGACGAGCGCCGCCACCAGCACCACCACCGCCAATGCCTTGGCCAGCTCCGTCAGCGGCCGGAGGCTGAAGAGCCGCTTCAGGCCCGCCGCGGGACTGACGCGCTCCAGCTGGGGCATGGCGTGCCGCGTGTCCAGCTGGAAGCCGACGGTGGCGATGGACGCGCCCAGCGCCCCCAGCAGGGCTCCGCCCAGCACCGGCGCACAGAGCCCCGCGGCAATCCACAGGCCCTCCTGCCACCCCGCTCCGGCCT
This region includes:
- a CDS encoding YhjD/YihY/BrkB family envelope integrity protein gives rise to the protein MMPNPLPWLRATRDRTKAWALRLWEPVRDTPVGLFAMDTLLAARTVAQGFRGENLRLRAAALTYVSMFSMVPLLTVALVLLTAFHQEAFKEKLRDVVGELLDPGVRGKSSAFLDRFLRPSNSVAIGSVGFLAVMLSAGSLLRQLDGAVNELWGIRRQRPWGIRLLIYAGLLLLGPFFLAASFTGTGQVRTFLQSHFQHAGVFITFGTTLLAVASLTLLYFWTPYSHMRVRSALAGGLVAGLGWMVAKQVYAEFAARSFHYNPLYASLGALPLFLAWVYVSWLLLLFGARLSYAVEHAAFRDSLFAFGTHPRADELVASRIAQETTLAWVDGTQAPTPRELATRLRVPESLVHEVVDRMVDADLLERLRRGGLRPARDPATLTLADTTLAVHGVMISGGAESWDGPRAPGFEQLEPLFQAADCAGIDLLRRTRWLDLVVPLRPGLAEAPPSEAPRVASGGNP
- a CDS encoding HU family DNA-binding protein, with product MLKSDLINILVAKRGVTQKQAEATIETIFESMKDALCRGENIEIRGLGAFHVKNYQGYQGRNPKTGQVIPVKPKRGLLFRTGKELRDRVNRPPPQQAQTDLPPVPETKGPGSTGTGL
- a CDS encoding flagellar biosynthesis protein FlhA → MNPLSKVLLKARQSADVVLAVAMAAVLGALIIPLPAWLLDAGLAVNLAAAVALLVAALRAKDALKVTAFPTLLLFTTLFRLSLNVSSTRLALAEGHAGEVIQAFGEFVVRGDYVVGAVVFAILTLVQLLVVTKGAERVAEVSARFTLDAMPGKQMSIDADLRAGAIDQAQARRRRRDLERESQMFGAMDGAMKFVKGDVVAGLVIVAVNLLGGTLIGALQGGMSLKEAASTFALIAIGDGLVSQIPSLCIAVAAGLVVTRVSSEKDEDSLGSEIGSQFFGEARTLWVVAGLCVGLALMPGMPHLTFLALAAGLGGLGYALHRQGTPGCDAKEGARTVGATPDGAAAGAAGAPPESAAAPVGVSPLTLDLAPELTALAEADGGAFVHKTLNAVRDELFFELGVRVPGIRVRTQAAYLSPGEYRIQVDEVPAGGGQVFPGALYALVSPDELIFLQVKAEPAVEPGTGRTISRVSESGRALLETAQVSVRRPGELLADHLRSVLRARAADLLGLQDVQGLLEGLEAQAPVLVKEALQKVPLPLLTDVLRKLLQEGVSIRDMRAILEALVSPTTEGDAVALAERCRQALRRYLSHKFAPTGPLYAYLVDPEVEEVLRATGPRGPAPDPERVAEILEGVRQVATGGRAVLLTAPDVRRPLRRLCEGAFPDVAVLTYGELDGALQIRPIGRLSPVPMGR
- a CDS encoding EscU/YscU/HrcU family type III secretion system export apparatus switch protein — encoded protein: MSGEKTEQPTAKRLREAQRKGQVPRSRLLTSSAVTLGGLLGLGASASDGFARLQAWTARLFLEQQAGAGWQEGLWIAAGLCAPVLGGALLGALGASIATVGFQLDTRHAMPQLERVSPAAGLKRLFSLRPLTELAKALAVVVLVAALVWSDVEEVGPDALRAIWLGGVDGPGLLVEHLFRLATRLAWVVLVLGLGDYALARRRHLKDLMMSREEVRREHKESEGDPRHKGQRRALHRQLAHGGPARGVQKATAVVVNPTHIAVALRYDVQECEAPYLVAKAREAEALSLREEARRLGIPVVRDIPLARSLIHYDLGEAIPEELYQAAAVVLRTAMESRGQDGHPRRQTS